Genomic segment of Xanthobacter dioxanivorans:
CCGGATCGCCTTCGCCTATGTGCTGGAGTACGGGGCGCTGGGCCTTGCCACCGCCCTGTTCTCGGTCGTGGCCGGCAGCCTCGCCGCCTATGGGGTGGTGACGCTGGTGATGGAAATCCCCTTCACCTTCTCCTCCGTCGCAGCCGCCGGCGCCGTTGCCGGCGCGCTCGTGGTGACCATCGGCTTCGGGCTTCTCGGTACGTTGCGGGCGCTCGGCACGCCGCCCGCCCGCATACTGAGACACCTTTAAACACAGTCGGCTCAGCAACATTTTTTTCTATTCGGCCGTCGCGAATGGTACCAATGGGCGCCTTGATTCTCCCCGCTTCGCAGGGAGACGAGGCGCCCCGAAGTCGCGCCGTCCCCGGCGCGTTTCCCGACAGAAATCGGCCTGCTCCGCGCGGGCCGCCATGGGGAGTTCTTCGACCATGCGCTCACTCCGCCTTCTCGCCCTCGCCTCCGTCATGAGCGTGAGCCTCGCCTGTGGTGTGGCGGTCGCCCAGCCGGCGCCGCCCGCCGGCGCGCCGCAGCCTGCGCCCTACACCGAAGAGGATGCGGCCGCCGTTCTCGACGCGCGCATCGCCGCGCTCAAGACGGTGCTGCGCCTTTCGCCCGAGCAGGAAAAGCTCTGGCCGCCGGTGGAGGCCGCCATCCGTGACGCGGTGAAGGGCGCCGTCGCCCGCCGCGACAAGCGCGCCTCGGCGCCGCCCCCGGCCACGGTGCTCGACGTGCTCGGCCAGGTGGCCGATGCCGAGGAAGCTCGCGGCAAGGCGCTGCGTACCTTCGTGGACGCGGCGAAGCCCTTCGTCGCCTCGCTGACTCCGGCCCAGCGCAACCGCATCCCCACCTTCCTCGGCGTGCATGACCACGGCGAGACGCCGTCGTCCACTGAGCTGTGGATCTTCGAAGAAGAAGAGTGAGAGCGTCCCTCCAGATCGCGAGGCATTCCATGCGCAAGACGATGCTTCTCGCCGCCGGCCTCGGGTTTTTCGCCCTCGGCTCCGGCGCAAACGCCCTCCCGCTGCCGGCGCAGCCGGACGTGGCGACGGTGCAGACGGTGGCCCAGGGCTGCGGCTGGGGCTACCATCGCGGGCCTTGGGGCGGCTGCCGCCCCAACGGCGCGGTTGTCGTGGCTCCGGGTCCCGTGGTCGTGGCGCCGCGCGTCGTGGTGCCGGGTCCCGTGGTCGTCGCCCCGCGCCATTGCTGGTGGCGCAATGGGCCGTACGGGGCGGTGCGGGTCTGCAACTGAGCCGCCCATCCCGGCTTTCTGCTCTGGGCGCTGCCGGCACCGGCCGGGGCACCCCTTTCCGGCGCGGCGGTCTGGCGCGCCGGATCCCCGCGTCTTTTGGCAAGAGCAGGTCGGGAGGTGACCCGACCCGTTCGGGAGACTGACCATGCGCAAGATGATCATGCTCGCCGCCACGCTCGGCTTCGTCGGCCTCGGCACCGGCGCCGCGCTCGCCGTCCCGGCGCCGCAGGTGCCTGCCGACGTCGCGGCGGTGGAAAAGGTGGCCCAGGGTTGCGGCTGGGGCTTCCATCGCGGCCCGTGGGGCGGTTGCCGCCCCAATTACTACCGTTATGGCGGCTGGGGTCCGCGCTATTGCTGGTGGCGCCCCGGCCCATGGGGCCCGATCCGCGTCTGCCGCTGACGGACGCTTCCCGGCTTTCCTCCCGCCGCCCGGTGCGACCATGGCGCCGTGATGGGCGGCTTGATCGCGCCTCCTCGCCGTGCCAGCACGGAAAAAAGCCGAAGAGGGAGCGAGCGTGATGGGCAAGGGGGAGGCGGATCTCGTCATCGGCGAAGGGCGCGCGCTCACCGCGCACGCGCTGCGTGCCACCGTGCTGCGCGAGCTGCACGCCCGTCCCTTCGCGCCGGCGCAGCCGCCGCGGCGCATGCTGCATGCGGCCTTTCTGCTGGATGTCGGAGGCGCGCAGGCCGACCGCGCGGCGGTGGCCGCCTTGTGCACCGCGCGCGGGCTGCCCGCGCCGGCGCCGGGGGCGAAGTACCATCACGTCTCCTTCGGCGGCGCCGAGCTGCGCTGGGAGAGCCACGCCGAATTCTGCACCTATACGTGGGATCTGCCGGCCACCGCGATCGCGCCCGGCGGACTGCCGTTCCAGCCGCCGGCCGTGGTGCTGGCCAGCCCGTTCGGCGAGGTGCCGCAGCCCGGCCCGCTGCTCGTGGCGGTGGACCTTCACCTCGTGCCGGACACCGCCGAGGAC
This window contains:
- a CDS encoding GCG_CRPN prefix-to-repeats domain-containing protein, which translates into the protein MRKMIMLAATLGFVGLGTGAALAVPAPQVPADVAAVEKVAQGCGWGFHRGPWGGCRPNYYRYGGWGPRYCWWRPGPWGPIRVCR
- a CDS encoding GCG_CRPN prefix-to-repeats domain-containing protein; this translates as MRKTMLLAAGLGFFALGSGANALPLPAQPDVATVQTVAQGCGWGYHRGPWGGCRPNGAVVVAPGPVVVAPRVVVPGPVVVAPRHCWWRNGPYGAVRVCN
- a CDS encoding Spy/CpxP family protein refolding chaperone yields the protein MRSLRLLALASVMSVSLACGVAVAQPAPPAGAPQPAPYTEEDAAAVLDARIAALKTVLRLSPEQEKLWPPVEAAIRDAVKGAVARRDKRASAPPPATVLDVLGQVADAEEARGKALRTFVDAAKPFVASLTPAQRNRIPTFLGVHDHGETPSSTELWIFEEEE